Proteins encoded within one genomic window of Thermococcus celer Vu 13 = JCM 8558:
- a CDS encoding DUF2283 domain-containing protein, with protein MENNVKIIDYDPLGDSLFVRIPEGEYESSVQLDDIILDMGRINSKPGVIGLEILDASKKFKISPYLLSRGVQELHAEIKIGKKEIVVSVFIRVLQRGKRKEDRMEFLASNQGLPPLNAMI; from the coding sequence ATGGAAAATAATGTGAAGATAATCGATTACGACCCGCTGGGGGATTCCCTCTTTGTGAGGATCCCCGAGGGGGAATACGAAAGCTCCGTCCAGCTGGATGATATAATTCTTGATATGGGTAGGATTAACTCCAAGCCTGGAGTTATCGGTCTTGAGATACTGGATGCCTCTAAAAAATTCAAGATCAGCCCATATCTGCTTTCCCGGGGCGTTCAGGAACTTCACGCCGAGATCAAAATCGGAAAGAAGGAGATAGTCGTATCAGTTTTTATCCGGGTTCTCCAAAGGGGAAAAAGGAAGGAGGATAGAATGGAATTCCTGGCCAGTAATCAGGGGCTTCCCCCGTTGAATGCAATGATTTAA
- a CDS encoding ferritin family protein — protein MKLEELLERLIWQENELYNLHKLGETFAAFEKPKLVETFQLMAEEELRHRKTLEGMLSGGILEKTAVIDYLESLSLEPMLGDERAEPKSLEELILEALVREKHAYELYTRLAGILDGSLKHIFKMMAGEELKHAYRLRIIYEAL, from the coding sequence ATGAAACTCGAGGAGCTCCTTGAGAGGCTGATATGGCAGGAGAACGAGCTTTACAACCTCCACAAGCTCGGCGAGACCTTCGCGGCCTTCGAGAAGCCGAAACTCGTTGAGACCTTCCAGCTGATGGCGGAGGAGGAGCTGAGGCATCGAAAAACCCTCGAAGGGATGCTCTCAGGGGGAATCCTGGAGAAAACCGCGGTCATAGACTACCTCGAGAGCCTCTCCCTCGAGCCCATGCTGGGCGATGAGCGGGCGGAGCCGAAGAGCCTCGAGGAGCTGATCCTCGAAGCCCTCGTGAGAGAGAAGCACGCCTACGAGCTCTACACGAGGCTCGCCGGTATCCTGGACGGTTCCCTCAAGCACATCTTCAAGATGATGGCCGGAGAGGAGCTCAAACACGCCTACCGGCTCAGGATAATCTACGAGGCCCTTTGA
- a CDS encoding DUF58 domain-containing protein: MKPAEVILSLAAVVSATAYLLASPAVALIGVVLMAYYALARLSFEPRVRVSRRFPARGTEKEPLKAEIHIENDSPIPGVLKIRETSEKAFAKDLRVELKPGERRYVTQTIVPQSKGRVDLKGKAEFEDALGLFKEDVKVEEHGGITVFPSPGSIGEAMKERRQVEALAEAEKALGIGAETLDFEELREFMPGDDIIRVDWKATSRLQTLIVRVFKRETLADVYLLINVAKEFRREMRPGRIDYLVLITSQLTAYFKHFGHAIKVIAYDDSGVVKVIENASDPLKVVLELGLKGERGLPQITPSRLSPKRSSLGRTVSKLRKGTEASGPVAAAMKVESGAYVLMVDDLGLHPGEIIKASRILDRKGAKAVLLYPNPVLFMSKKDLTKEKLETLYRAYRERKEMMKRVIGWIKVIEVGPRDLLPKVVRKL; the protein is encoded by the coding sequence ATGAAGCCAGCGGAAGTCATCCTATCCCTTGCCGCGGTGGTCTCGGCAACGGCGTACCTCCTTGCCAGCCCGGCCGTTGCGTTAATCGGGGTGGTTCTGATGGCCTACTACGCGCTGGCCAGGCTCAGCTTCGAGCCGAGGGTCAGGGTCAGCCGGCGTTTTCCTGCCAGGGGAACGGAGAAGGAACCTTTAAAGGCCGAGATTCACATTGAAAACGACTCCCCCATCCCCGGCGTATTGAAGATAAGGGAAACCTCCGAGAAGGCCTTTGCAAAGGACCTTAGGGTGGAGTTGAAACCCGGCGAGAGGAGGTACGTAACCCAGACGATAGTGCCCCAGTCCAAGGGCAGGGTAGACTTGAAGGGTAAAGCGGAGTTCGAGGACGCCCTCGGCCTGTTCAAGGAGGACGTTAAAGTAGAGGAGCACGGAGGGATAACCGTTTTCCCCTCGCCGGGTAGCATAGGGGAAGCGATGAAAGAGAGGAGGCAGGTGGAGGCGCTCGCGGAGGCAGAAAAGGCCCTTGGAATCGGCGCGGAAACTTTGGACTTCGAGGAACTCAGGGAGTTCATGCCGGGCGACGATATAATCAGAGTAGACTGGAAGGCAACGTCAAGACTCCAGACGCTCATAGTCAGGGTGTTCAAGAGGGAGACCCTCGCGGACGTTTATCTCCTGATAAACGTGGCTAAGGAGTTCAGGAGGGAGATGAGGCCGGGCAGGATCGACTACCTCGTCCTGATAACCTCCCAGTTAACCGCGTACTTCAAGCACTTCGGGCACGCGATCAAAGTAATAGCTTACGACGATTCCGGCGTCGTCAAAGTGATAGAGAATGCCTCGGATCCCCTGAAGGTGGTGCTGGAACTCGGCCTGAAGGGGGAAAGGGGCCTGCCCCAGATAACACCCTCACGTTTGTCCCCGAAAAGATCTTCCCTCGGCCGCACCGTCTCAAAGCTCAGGAAGGGAACGGAGGCATCGGGTCCCGTTGCGGCAGCCATGAAGGTCGAGAGCGGGGCTTACGTCCTTATGGTTGACGATCTCGGCCTCCATCCGGGTGAGATAATCAAAGCGTCACGGATCCTTGACAGGAAAGGGGCGAAGGCGGTTCTGCTCTACCCCAATCCTGTACTCTTCATGAGCAAGAAAGACCTGACGAAGGAGAAACTCGAAACCCTTTACAGAGCCTACCGGGAGAGAAAGGAGATGATGAAGAGGGTAATCGGGTGGATAAAGGTCATCGAGGTTGGCCCAAGGGATCTCTTGCCGAAGGTGGTGAGAAAACTATGA
- a CDS encoding archaeosortase/exosortase family protein: MIFSLAFTAVIFAVYRTPAVLYLGLLYSMMVAFSRGGLVERTLRLDAQALVGVLLVGISPVFLIVRFGEYPSPATFHALVLIGVSLLLFEVKSTALPNSIALFEMSLAAAVRMEIVERMIARTSDIFVGATSHLVRWMVDLSGIPIKVQGNTAVVRNSIIVIGSGCSGLDAFVLYLLASTLLILLRKSGREEAALLLLGAVGIIPLNALRIFTLLVVGYHSGIPFLELFHSHLGDLPHRHVAAEERNLGNMNVRIVVNVPILDIVPCVARDVRHGVEHVTSSKLPGFVISLINPHHSERNPYEAIPQRSELILLDPYLNCIVSGRGGEFISGS; encoded by the coding sequence TTGATTTTTTCACTTGCCTTCACCGCTGTCATATTCGCGGTTTACAGAACTCCCGCCGTTCTGTACCTTGGATTGCTCTACTCGATGATGGTGGCATTCTCACGCGGGGGACTCGTGGAGAGAACGCTAAGGCTGGACGCTCAGGCCCTCGTTGGGGTTCTTTTAGTGGGAATCTCCCCGGTATTCCTGATCGTCCGATTTGGCGAGTACCCGAGTCCCGCGACATTTCATGCGCTGGTTCTAATAGGGGTATCACTTCTGCTCTTCGAGGTGAAGAGCACAGCGCTACCGAACTCAATCGCGCTCTTCGAAATGTCTTTAGCTGCGGCCGTCAGAATGGAGATTGTAGAGAGGATGATAGCCAGAACGAGCGACATCTTCGTCGGGGCCACCTCCCACCTCGTGCGCTGGATGGTGGATCTATCCGGCATCCCAATCAAGGTTCAGGGCAACACGGCGGTGGTGAGGAACAGCATCATCGTGATAGGGTCCGGTTGTTCGGGACTCGACGCCTTTGTGCTCTACCTCCTGGCCTCCACGCTCCTGATACTCCTGAGGAAATCGGGAAGAGAGGAGGCGGCGCTTCTCCTCCTGGGTGCCGTCGGGATAATCCCCCTGAACGCCCTCAGAATATTCACGCTCCTCGTCGTAGGCTACCACAGCGGGATCCCCTTCCTCGAGCTCTTCCACTCCCACCTCGGCGACCTGCCCCATCGCCACGTTGCCGCTGAAGAACGGAACTTGGGAAACATGAATGTCCGCATAGTAGTCAACGTGCCCATCCTGGACATCGTTCCATGTGTTGCCCGAGACGTCCGTCATGGCGTCGAGCACGTCACTTCCTCCAAGCTCCCAGGCTTCGTTATTAGTCTGATTAACCCTCACCACTCCGAGCGCAACCCGTATGAAGCCATCCCCCAGAGATCCGAGCTCATCCTTCTTGATCCTTACCTCAACTGCATTGTGAGTGGTCGAGGCGGCGAATTCATCAGCGGAAGTTGA
- a CDS encoding DUF4350 domain-containing protein — MNKTIRYLILILLILTFLTMPLTVPMFKSSTAYSMFNTGWDGVSGFARLAYHRGKTITPIFQSFDIAGVGDLDGVLLIIGPNVTFTAAEMEGIKLFLERGNTLFIADDFGTGNEILRALNVPVGISKDPLRDFFYDKDDRFVVSVRIEDPILARNVTEIITNEPSAIIVTGNGEAYASKVSMVNFHRRMFPLLTEVRYGKGRIVVLSDPDVLTNQLYGENEPFLRNLIDYLGGDRFYIDEAHHPDFNLYTTGTVTITRVLSRRTAIGLMLLIATMILLWEIGAFGITARLTSRLLARLFNENENVEEVALLLAEERGWDEKEIIEMLERMGG; from the coding sequence ATGAACAAGACGATAAGGTACCTCATCCTCATCCTCCTCATCCTGACGTTCCTGACCATGCCCCTCACCGTTCCGATGTTCAAGAGCTCCACCGCCTACAGCATGTTCAACACCGGCTGGGACGGGGTTTCCGGGTTCGCGAGGCTGGCCTATCACAGAGGAAAGACGATAACGCCGATCTTCCAGTCGTTTGATATCGCCGGAGTGGGGGACCTCGACGGCGTCCTCCTGATAATAGGGCCCAACGTGACGTTCACGGCGGCCGAGATGGAGGGGATAAAGCTCTTCCTGGAAAGGGGAAACACCCTCTTCATAGCCGACGACTTCGGGACGGGAAACGAGATACTCCGGGCTCTAAACGTGCCGGTTGGGATCTCAAAAGACCCCCTCAGGGATTTCTTCTACGACAAAGACGACAGGTTCGTGGTCTCCGTAAGGATAGAAGACCCCATCCTTGCCCGGAACGTTACGGAGATCATCACCAACGAGCCCTCTGCCATAATAGTCACAGGAAATGGCGAGGCCTACGCCAGCAAGGTCTCCATGGTGAACTTCCACAGGAGAATGTTTCCACTGCTGACGGAGGTCAGGTACGGGAAGGGAAGGATAGTGGTGCTGTCCGACCCGGATGTCCTGACGAACCAGCTCTACGGAGAAAACGAGCCGTTCCTGAGGAACCTGATAGACTACCTCGGCGGGGATAGGTTTTACATCGACGAGGCCCATCATCCTGATTTCAACCTCTACACCACCGGCACCGTTACGATAACCCGCGTGCTCTCAAGGAGGACGGCTATTGGGTTGATGCTCCTCATAGCAACGATGATACTGCTGTGGGAAATCGGAGCCTTCGGGATAACGGCACGGTTGACGTCGCGCCTCCTCGCGCGCCTTTTCAATGAAAACGAAAACGTTGAAGAGGTTGCCCTCCTCCTCGCGGAGGAGAGGGGCTGGGACGAGAAGGAGATAATTGAGATGCTCGAAAGGATGGGTGGTTGA
- a CDS encoding DUF1616 domain-containing protein, protein MDLKRHWDLLTIIALSLLLDLLIALYPDSILRKALGLAFVLFFPGYVFVTALFPNRPELDNLERLALSFGLSIAIVPLIGLGLNYTPWGIRLLPILVSLTVFNIVLAIAAIYRRSKAFDPWIPWITLEKIKEELEWEKASKLDKALMVILIIAILTSIGTLTYIITHPKPGEAFTEFYILGPNGKAADYPTDLKVGENGTVIIGIVNHEHRNVTYYVQVWLVNLTWDNETNTTLIHGMYPMPGWFNVTLPPVPVNIEGNWTPQFERNYTFSIDRPGKWQVWFLLFKDTQPELPPAPPDGNYAETDARNLILEAVNGTIQSLKLNVNVRP, encoded by the coding sequence ATGGACCTGAAAAGGCACTGGGATCTGCTCACGATAATCGCTCTCTCACTCCTCCTGGACCTTCTCATCGCCCTCTATCCAGACAGCATCCTGAGAAAAGCCCTCGGCCTGGCCTTCGTCCTCTTCTTCCCGGGTTACGTCTTCGTGACGGCCCTCTTCCCCAACAGACCGGAACTCGACAACCTCGAGCGGCTGGCCCTGAGCTTCGGGCTGAGCATAGCGATAGTCCCGCTGATAGGCCTCGGCCTCAACTACACGCCCTGGGGGATACGGCTCCTCCCGATACTCGTCAGCCTCACGGTCTTCAACATCGTCCTTGCCATCGCCGCCATCTACCGCCGTTCGAAAGCGTTCGATCCGTGGATCCCCTGGATAACGCTGGAAAAAATAAAGGAAGAGCTCGAGTGGGAAAAGGCGAGCAAACTCGATAAGGCTTTGATGGTGATCCTCATCATCGCCATCCTGACCTCCATCGGAACCCTAACCTATATCATCACCCATCCCAAGCCCGGAGAGGCGTTCACGGAGTTCTACATCCTCGGCCCGAACGGGAAGGCCGCCGATTACCCGACGGACCTCAAGGTTGGGGAAAACGGGACGGTCATAATCGGGATAGTCAACCACGAGCACAGGAACGTAACTTACTATGTCCAGGTCTGGCTGGTGAACCTAACTTGGGACAACGAGACCAACACCACGCTGATCCACGGGATGTACCCGATGCCAGGCTGGTTCAACGTGACGCTACCGCCGGTTCCCGTAAACATAGAGGGCAACTGGACGCCGCAGTTCGAGAGGAACTACACCTTCAGCATCGATAGGCCTGGCAAATGGCAGGTCTGGTTCCTCCTCTTCAAGGACACACAGCCGGAGCTTCCGCCGGCCCCACCGGACGGAAACTACGCGGAAACGGATGCGAGGAACCTCATCCTCGAGGCGGTAAACGGAACGATCCAGAGCCTCAAGCTCAACGTGAACGTGAGGCCTTGA
- a CDS encoding AAA family ATPase has product MILEKIQKEVGKAIEGMDDVVELMTIALLAEGHVLLEGVPGIAKTTLSKNFAGTLGLKFSRIQMTPDLLPADILGHTFYDMRAGEFKIRKGPIFANVVLVDEINRASPKTQSALLEAMEEKQVTIEGLPLKLPEPFIVLATRNPVELEGVYELPTAQTDRFMMKIDLTYLPEESEKRMLRRKSLGEFSKAKQVVLGTELARARREAQKVHVSDAIIDYIYEIVKATRLDERVILGVSPRGGEHLLYTARVKAYLEGRTYVIPDDVKWLAVPVLAHRIVVKPEYEVEGVNGKTVVREALENVEVPTE; this is encoded by the coding sequence ATGATACTCGAAAAGATCCAAAAAGAAGTTGGAAAGGCCATTGAGGGCATGGACGACGTGGTCGAGCTCATGACGATAGCCCTGCTGGCGGAGGGACACGTACTCCTTGAGGGGGTTCCCGGAATAGCCAAGACGACGCTCAGCAAGAACTTCGCGGGAACCCTCGGGCTGAAGTTCTCGAGGATACAGATGACGCCCGACCTCCTCCCGGCGGACATCCTGGGCCACACGTTCTATGACATGCGCGCGGGCGAGTTCAAGATAAGGAAAGGGCCGATATTCGCCAACGTCGTCCTCGTAGACGAGATAAACCGGGCCTCCCCGAAAACGCAATCGGCCCTGCTCGAGGCGATGGAGGAGAAGCAGGTAACCATAGAGGGACTCCCGCTCAAGCTACCGGAACCCTTCATAGTGCTCGCCACCAGGAACCCCGTTGAGCTGGAGGGTGTCTATGAGCTCCCCACGGCTCAAACGGACCGTTTCATGATGAAGATAGACCTGACTTACCTACCGGAGGAGAGCGAGAAGAGGATGCTCCGGAGGAAGAGCCTCGGCGAGTTCTCGAAGGCGAAGCAGGTGGTTCTCGGTACAGAACTCGCGAGGGCAAGAAGGGAGGCCCAGAAGGTTCACGTCAGCGACGCGATAATCGACTACATCTACGAGATCGTCAAGGCCACGAGACTGGATGAGAGGGTTATACTGGGTGTCTCACCGAGGGGAGGCGAGCACCTGCTTTATACGGCCAGGGTGAAGGCTTACCTTGAGGGAAGAACCTACGTGATCCCCGATGACGTCAAGTGGCTGGCCGTTCCAGTGCTCGCCCACAGGATCGTCGTCAAACCCGAGTACGAGGTCGAGGGCGTCAACGGAAAAACTGTGGTCAGAGAAGCTCTCGAGAACGTAGAGGTGCCGACCGAATGA
- a CDS encoding HAD-IIA family hydrolase: MAGRIGIIFDMDGVLYRGSEPVEGARELVRFLKENGIPFIFLTNNSTKDPAMYREKLLSMGIDVPEEAIVTSGLATRLYMEGHFEPGKVFVVGGKGLRMEMERLGWGVIDVDGARNGLWREVKYVVVGLDPDLTYEKLKYAALAIRDGAKFIGTNPDTTYPAEEGLYPGAGSIIAALKASTGVEPLIIGKPNEPAYEVAKGKLDAEEVWMVGDRLDTDIAFARRFGMKAILVLTGVSTLKDVEETGIKPDLALPSVRELLDYLKVTLGAPK, translated from the coding sequence ATGGCGGGAAGAATCGGCATCATCTTCGACATGGACGGCGTCCTCTACCGGGGAAGCGAGCCGGTCGAGGGGGCGAGGGAGCTCGTAAGGTTCCTCAAAGAAAATGGAATTCCTTTCATCTTCCTCACCAACAACTCCACCAAGGACCCGGCAATGTACCGGGAAAAGCTACTCTCGATGGGCATCGACGTTCCGGAGGAGGCCATAGTCACCTCGGGTCTGGCCACGAGGCTGTACATGGAGGGGCACTTCGAACCCGGGAAGGTCTTCGTGGTCGGCGGGAAAGGGCTCCGCATGGAGATGGAGAGACTGGGCTGGGGTGTAATCGACGTCGATGGGGCCAGAAACGGCCTTTGGAGGGAGGTGAAGTACGTCGTCGTGGGTCTCGACCCCGATTTAACCTACGAAAAGCTCAAGTACGCGGCGCTGGCGATAAGGGACGGGGCGAAGTTCATAGGCACGAACCCCGACACCACGTATCCGGCCGAGGAAGGGCTCTACCCAGGAGCCGGTTCAATAATAGCCGCCCTGAAGGCCTCGACCGGAGTTGAACCCCTGATAATCGGCAAGCCCAACGAACCGGCCTACGAGGTGGCCAAGGGCAAGCTCGATGCAGAGGAGGTCTGGATGGTCGGGGACAGGCTGGACACGGACATAGCCTTCGCCAGGCGCTTCGGCATGAAGGCGATACTGGTCCTGACCGGTGTGAGCACCCTGAAGGACGTTGAGGAAACCGGGATAAAGCCCGATCTCGCGCTGCCGAGCGTCAGGGAGCTCCTCGACTACCTAAAGGTGACACTGGGGGCCCCTAAATGA
- a CDS encoding TasA family protein, translating into MRYGEVVAIGVLAALLVLAGPARSIFTDVAHSNDNEFGSGEFDIAVSKDGSRFYNDIKLFEFSNLKPGDERTFTFYIKNRGDVDVSRMTMTLNIKDLEESEMSPAEKAVDNTTDVGELSKYLVVNELRVHLGDQSWTVDSTKGRTLSELSGVEIGLLNGQQLKAGEVLEVEVTVRFSEKAGNECQTDKTIVDMELNAEQ; encoded by the coding sequence ATGAGATATGGGGAAGTTGTGGCGATAGGTGTTCTCGCGGCCCTGCTGGTGCTGGCGGGTCCGGCCAGGTCCATCTTTACCGACGTTGCGCACTCCAACGACAACGAGTTCGGCTCGGGCGAATTTGACATAGCCGTAAGCAAGGACGGAAGCAGATTCTACAACGACATCAAGCTTTTCGAGTTCTCCAACCTGAAACCCGGCGACGAGAGGACGTTCACCTTTTACATCAAGAACCGCGGTGACGTCGACGTCTCCAGGATGACCATGACCCTCAACATCAAAGACCTCGAGGAGAGCGAGATGAGTCCGGCCGAGAAGGCCGTCGACAACACCACCGACGTCGGGGAGCTGAGCAAGTACCTTGTAGTGAACGAGCTGAGGGTGCATCTCGGAGACCAGTCCTGGACCGTCGATTCCACGAAGGGGAGGACCCTAAGCGAACTGAGCGGAGTGGAAATAGGGCTCCTCAATGGGCAACAACTCAAAGCCGGCGAGGTTCTGGAGGTCGAGGTGACGGTGAGGTTCTCGGAGAAGGCCGGCAACGAGTGTCAAACTGACAAAACCATCGTCGATATGGAACTCAACGCGGAGCAGTGA
- a CDS encoding DUF4258 domain-containing protein, giving the protein MNPYQLMKLIHSKNVEFIETVHFQNRLAGRDIPHDWIRRVFTNPQGIVGIIQQDEIGEKFLLYYSLDGDKDLVIVVKARQFKSKVRLTLITAYLQEKRRRMREDGK; this is encoded by the coding sequence ATGAATCCCTATCAGCTCATGAAACTCATCCATTCAAAGAACGTTGAGTTCATAGAAACCGTTCATTTTCAAAATCGCCTGGCTGGCAGGGATATTCCCCACGACTGGATACGAAGGGTGTTCACTAATCCCCAGGGGATCGTGGGGATAATTCAGCAGGATGAGATCGGGGAGAAGTTCCTCCTTTATTATTCGTTAGACGGAGACAAGGATTTAGTGATCGTGGTTAAAGCCCGACAGTTTAAAAGTAAAGTCCGCCTGACTCTAATAACAGCGTACCTGCAGGAGAAGAGACGGAGGATGAGGGAAGATGGAAAATAA